The following are encoded together in the Gopherus evgoodei ecotype Sinaloan lineage chromosome 17, rGopEvg1_v1.p, whole genome shotgun sequence genome:
- the RPAIN gene encoding RPA-interacting protein isoform X1, which translates to MEALRERRRFLYKGAAAPPWKETYRRRCVERLKNSRAKLLDRYRQAGENVHCNARAALLVQEVMEEEWQALQSVNASLPFLRRKEALSQVLEDPDELAVLEEIQQELISQEQLTIEEYERSLQFDQECLHAMLDSLDAGNKIICPVCKRNNLTVMSYLVLCQCGLHISTQGMTEQKLRSLLEDSVTEHGNQCLHNPEFSITSGMEGEDNLLMSCPVSLNCHGRLREASPFTCASPCSRQKQINLFNLKGCAAPLQTLLPPPPTLPFWEASGFAKTWHF; encoded by the exons ATGGAGGCGCTGCGGGAGCGGCGTCGCTTTCTCTACAAGGGGGCCGCAGCCCCGCCCTGGAAGGAGACCTACCGCCGG CGCTGTGTGGAGAGACTTAAAAACAGTCGTGCCAAGCTGCTGGATAGATACCGCCAGGCTGGGGAGAACGTGCACTGCAATGCAAGGGCCGCTCTTCTCGTGCAGGAGGTGATGGAGGAGGAGTGGCAAGCCTTGCAGTCAGTGAATGCGAGCCTGCCCTTCCTCAGGAGAAAGGAGGCGCTGTCACAG GTGTTGGAAGACCCTGATGAACTAGCAGTACTGGAGGAAATCCAACAAGAGTTGATCTCACAAG aaCAGTTGACAATAGAAGAATATGAACGGAGTCTGCAGTTCGACCAAGAGTGCCTCCATGCCATGCTTGACAGCTTGGACGCAGGCAACAAGATTATCTGTCCAGTGTGTAAAAG GAATAACCTGACTGTGATGAGTTATTTGGTTTTATGCCAGTGTGGATTACACATCAGCACGCAG GGTATGACAGAACAGAAGCTCCGGTCACTTCTAGAAGACAGTGTAACAGAACATGGTAATCAGTGTCTTCACAATCCTGAGTTCTCCATCACTAGTGGAATGGAGGGAGAAGACAATCTTCTCATGAGCTGTCCGGTGAGTCTAAATTGCCACGGGAGGCTCAGGGAAGCATCCCCATTCACGTGTGCTTCTCCATGTAGTAGGCAAAAACAAATCAACCTATTCAACTTAAAAGGTTGTGCTGCTCCCCTTcaaaccctcctccccccccccccaacactcccTTTTTGGGAAGCTTCTGGGTTTGCAAAAACATGGCATTTCTGA
- the RPAIN gene encoding RPA-interacting protein isoform X3 gives MEALRERRRFLYKGAAAPPWKETYRRRCVERLKNSRAKLLDRYRQAGENVHCNARAALLVQEVMEEEWQALQSVNASLPFLRRKEALSQVLEDPDELAVLEEIQQELISQEQLTIEEYERSLQFDQECLHAMLDSLDAGNKIICPVCKRNNLTVMSYLVLCQCGLHISTQTSLMGKWLHRAVILKLWSVEPIPEIH, from the exons ATGGAGGCGCTGCGGGAGCGGCGTCGCTTTCTCTACAAGGGGGCCGCAGCCCCGCCCTGGAAGGAGACCTACCGCCGG CGCTGTGTGGAGAGACTTAAAAACAGTCGTGCCAAGCTGCTGGATAGATACCGCCAGGCTGGGGAGAACGTGCACTGCAATGCAAGGGCCGCTCTTCTCGTGCAGGAGGTGATGGAGGAGGAGTGGCAAGCCTTGCAGTCAGTGAATGCGAGCCTGCCCTTCCTCAGGAGAAAGGAGGCGCTGTCACAG GTGTTGGAAGACCCTGATGAACTAGCAGTACTGGAGGAAATCCAACAAGAGTTGATCTCACAAG aaCAGTTGACAATAGAAGAATATGAACGGAGTCTGCAGTTCGACCAAGAGTGCCTCCATGCCATGCTTGACAGCTTGGACGCAGGCAACAAGATTATCTGTCCAGTGTGTAAAAG GAATAACCTGACTGTGATGAGTTATTTGGTTTTATGCCAGTGTGGATTACACATCAGCACGCAG ACAAGTTTGATGGGAAAGTGGCTGCACAGAGctgtgattctcaaactgtggtctgtagAGCCCATCCCAGAAATCCACTGA
- the NUP88 gene encoding nuclear pore complex protein Nup88 isoform X1, which yields MAADGEPADEWRAALPHHAVLCRLREQSAKRPSPSGPTRSLIFGLDADLFLWDAERGAFYTLSLRGLRGAEPGGLGRYQTLVCINPPLFEVYETLLSPTQHHVALIGIKGLMVLELPKRWGKNSEFEGGKPTVNCSTIPVAERFFTSSTSLTLKHVAWYPSETLEPYVVLLTSDNTIRIYSLKVPQTPVKVIALSDAEEENLMLNKGRAYTASLGETAVAFDFGPLVSVPKNIAGQRGREEVLAYPLYILYENGETFLTYISLLQSTGKLGKLLGPLPMHPTAEDNYGYDACAVLCLPCVPNILVIATESGMLYHCVVLEGEEDDEQTSEKSWDPRSDLIPSLYVFECVELELALKLASGEEEEPLESDFSCPIKLHRDPKCPSRYHCIHEAGVHSVGLTWIHKLHKFLGSDEEDKDSLQELGAEQKCFVEHILCTKPLPCRQPAPIRGFWIVSDILGPTMICITSTYECITRPLLINFFSDQSCTLEPCHLITRTTVHPASPPLLCTREDTEITVSPLRILAKSQHSFEKHIRSILQRSSANPLLLKSADKDASPPPEECLQLLSRATQVFREEYILKQDLAKEEIQQRVKLLTAQKNKQLEDLVYCHVERKSLREMAERLAEKYEEAKEKQEDIMNRMKKVLRSFHSQLPVLSDSERDMKKELQTIHDQLQHLGNAIKQVKMKKDYQQRKMEKGISPRKPTITLSAYQSKCIQTVLKEEGEHIREMVTQINDVRSHVNF from the exons ATGGCGGCCGACGGGGAGCCGGCGGACGAGTGGCGGGCGGCGCTGCCGCACCATGCCGTGCTGTGCCGCCTGCGGGAGCAGAGCGCGAAGAGACCCAGCCCCTCCGGGCCGACCCGCAGCCTCATCTTCGGGCTGGACGCGGACCTGTTCCTGTGGGACGCGGAGCGCGGCGCCTTCTACACCCTCAGCCTGCGGGGCCTGAGGGGCGCGGAGCCCGGGGGGCTGGGCCGGTACCAG aCCCTGGTTTGCATAAACCCACCCCTTTTTGAGGTCTATGAAACCTTGTTAAGTCCCACACAGCATCATGTGGCGCTCATAGGCATTAAAGGGCTGATGGTACTGGAGTTGCCTAAACGCTGGGGCAAGAACtcagaatttgaaggtggaaaaCCAACCGTTAATTGTAG CACCATTCCTGTTGCTGAAAGGTTCTTCACTAGTTCAACATCCCTGACCCTAAAACATGTGGCCTGGTATCCCAGTGAGACATTAGAACCATATGTAGTGCTGTTGACTTCGGATAACACTATAAG GATTTACAGTCTGAAGGTGCCGCAGACACCTGTGAAGGTGATTGCTCTTTCAGATGCTGAGGAGGAAAATTTAATGCTCAATAAAGG GAGAGCGTACACAGCATCACTAGGAGAGACTGCAGTGGCATTTGATTTTGGGCCTCTGGTATCTGTTCCGAAGAACATAGCTGGGCAGCGAGGGAGAGAAGAAGTATTGGCATATCCACTATACATATTATATGAAAATGGAGAGACCTTTCTCACATATATTAGCCTCTTACAAAG CACTGGAAAACTTGGCAAGTTATTGGGCCCATTGCCCATGCACCCCACAGCTGAAGATAACTATGGCTATGATGCTTGTGCTGTTCTGTGCCTGCCCTGTGTTCCCAACATCTTGGTGATTGCCACCGAGTCAGGAATGCTTTATCACTGTGTGGTactggagggagaagaggatgatGAGCAAACG TCAGAAAAGTCTTGGGACCCAAGATCTGACCTCATCCCTTCTCTGTATGTGTTTGAATGTGTTGAATTGGAACTTGCACTGAAACTGGCatcaggagaagaggaagagccTTTAGAATCTGACTTCTCTTGCCCAATTAAACTGCACAGAG ATCCTAAATGTCCCTCTAGATATCATTGTATACATGAAGCTGGTGTGCACAGTGTTGGACTAACATGGATCCACAAACTTCACAAATTCCTTGGGTCAG ATGAGGAAGATAAGGACAGTTTACAAGAACTTGGAGCAGAACAAAAGTGCTTTGTGGAACACATTCTTTGTACAAAGCCATTGCCGTGCAG GCAGCCTGCTCCCATTAGAGGATTTTGGATAGTCTCTGACATCTTAGGGCCCACAATGATCTGCATCACCAGCACCTATGAATGTATCACGCGGCCTCTTCT gattaatttttttagtgacCAAAGCTGCACACTGGAACCATGCCACCTTATTACCAG AACGACAGTCCATCCAGCATCCCCTCCGCTCCTGTGTACAAGAGAGGACACTGAAATTACAGTCTCACCTCTTCGTATCCTAGCTAAATCACAGCATTCATTTGAGAAGCACATCCGAAGCATCCTGCAGCGCAGCTCTGCTAATCCATTGCTTTTGAA GTCTGCTGACAAAGATGCATCTCCTCCCCCAGAGGAATGTCTTCAGCTCCTAAGCAGAGCCACACAGGTGTTCAGGGAAGAATATATTCTGAAACAGGATCTGGCGAAAGAGGAGATCCAGCAAAG AGTGAAATTGCTGACGGCACAGAAAAATAAGCAACTGGAAGATCTTGTGTACTGTCACGTGGAAAG GAAAAGTCTGCGGGAAATGGCTGAGCGCTTGGCTGAGAAGTATGAGGAAGCTAAAGAAAAACAAGAAGATATTATGAATAG GATGAAGAAAGTGCTTCGCAGTTTTCACTCTCAGCTTCCAGTTCTGTCAGATAGCGAGAGAGACATGAAGAAAGAATTACAGACGATACATGATCAACTGCAGCACTTAGGAAATGCTATCAAACAG GTGAAAATGAAAAAGGATTATCAGCAAAGAAAGATGGAAAAGGGGATCAGTCCACGAAAACCTACCATAACCCTCAGTGCCTACCAGAGCAAGTGCATCCAGACAGTTCTGAAAGAAGA GGGAGAACACATAAGGGAAATGGTGACACAGATCAATGACGTCAGAAGCCATGTGAACTTCTAA
- the RPAIN gene encoding RPA-interacting protein isoform X2, with translation MEALRERRRFLYKGAAAPPWKETYRRRCVERLKNSRAKLLDRYRQAGENVHCNARAALLVQEVMEEEWQALQSVNASLPFLRRKEALSQVLEDPDELAVLEEIQQELISQEQLTIEEYERSLQFDQECLHAMLDSLDAGNKIICPVCKRNNLTVMSYLVLCQCGLHISTQGMTEQKLRSLLEDSVTEHGNQCLHNPEFSITSGMEGEDNLLMSCPVCDSWTVLI, from the exons ATGGAGGCGCTGCGGGAGCGGCGTCGCTTTCTCTACAAGGGGGCCGCAGCCCCGCCCTGGAAGGAGACCTACCGCCGG CGCTGTGTGGAGAGACTTAAAAACAGTCGTGCCAAGCTGCTGGATAGATACCGCCAGGCTGGGGAGAACGTGCACTGCAATGCAAGGGCCGCTCTTCTCGTGCAGGAGGTGATGGAGGAGGAGTGGCAAGCCTTGCAGTCAGTGAATGCGAGCCTGCCCTTCCTCAGGAGAAAGGAGGCGCTGTCACAG GTGTTGGAAGACCCTGATGAACTAGCAGTACTGGAGGAAATCCAACAAGAGTTGATCTCACAAG aaCAGTTGACAATAGAAGAATATGAACGGAGTCTGCAGTTCGACCAAGAGTGCCTCCATGCCATGCTTGACAGCTTGGACGCAGGCAACAAGATTATCTGTCCAGTGTGTAAAAG GAATAACCTGACTGTGATGAGTTATTTGGTTTTATGCCAGTGTGGATTACACATCAGCACGCAG GGTATGACAGAACAGAAGCTCCGGTCACTTCTAGAAGACAGTGTAACAGAACATGGTAATCAGTGTCTTCACAATCCTGAGTTCTCCATCACTAGTGGAATGGAGGGAGAAGACAATCTTCTCATGAGCTGTCCG GTCTGTGACTCTTGGACAGTTCTCATATAA
- the NUP88 gene encoding nuclear pore complex protein Nup88 isoform X2 has product MAADGEPADEWRAALPHHAVLCRLREQSAKRPSPSGPTRSLIFGLDADLFLWDAERGAFYTLSLRGLRGAEPGGLGRYQTLVCINPPLFEVYETLLSPTQHHVALIGIKGLMVLELPKRWGKNSEFEGGKPTVNCSTIPVAERFFTSSTSLTLKHVAWYPSETLEPYVVLLTSDNTIRIYSLKVPQTPVKVIALSDAEEENLMLNKGRAYTASLGETAVAFDFGPLVSVPKNIAGQRGREEVLAYPLYILYENGETFLTYISLLQSTGKLGKLLGPLPMHPTAEDNYGYDACAVLCLPCVPNILVIATESGMLYHCVVLEGEEDDEQTSEKSWDPRSDLIPSLYVFECVELELALKLASGEEEEPLESDFSCPIKLHRDPKCPSRYHCIHEAGVHSVGLTWIHKLHKFLGSDEEDKDSLQELGAEQKCFVEHILCTKPLPCRQPAPIRGFWIVSDILGPTMICITSTYECITRPLLTTVHPASPPLLCTREDTEITVSPLRILAKSQHSFEKHIRSILQRSSANPLLLKSADKDASPPPEECLQLLSRATQVFREEYILKQDLAKEEIQQRVKLLTAQKNKQLEDLVYCHVERKSLREMAERLAEKYEEAKEKQEDIMNRMKKVLRSFHSQLPVLSDSERDMKKELQTIHDQLQHLGNAIKQVKMKKDYQQRKMEKGISPRKPTITLSAYQSKCIQTVLKEEGEHIREMVTQINDVRSHVNF; this is encoded by the exons ATGGCGGCCGACGGGGAGCCGGCGGACGAGTGGCGGGCGGCGCTGCCGCACCATGCCGTGCTGTGCCGCCTGCGGGAGCAGAGCGCGAAGAGACCCAGCCCCTCCGGGCCGACCCGCAGCCTCATCTTCGGGCTGGACGCGGACCTGTTCCTGTGGGACGCGGAGCGCGGCGCCTTCTACACCCTCAGCCTGCGGGGCCTGAGGGGCGCGGAGCCCGGGGGGCTGGGCCGGTACCAG aCCCTGGTTTGCATAAACCCACCCCTTTTTGAGGTCTATGAAACCTTGTTAAGTCCCACACAGCATCATGTGGCGCTCATAGGCATTAAAGGGCTGATGGTACTGGAGTTGCCTAAACGCTGGGGCAAGAACtcagaatttgaaggtggaaaaCCAACCGTTAATTGTAG CACCATTCCTGTTGCTGAAAGGTTCTTCACTAGTTCAACATCCCTGACCCTAAAACATGTGGCCTGGTATCCCAGTGAGACATTAGAACCATATGTAGTGCTGTTGACTTCGGATAACACTATAAG GATTTACAGTCTGAAGGTGCCGCAGACACCTGTGAAGGTGATTGCTCTTTCAGATGCTGAGGAGGAAAATTTAATGCTCAATAAAGG GAGAGCGTACACAGCATCACTAGGAGAGACTGCAGTGGCATTTGATTTTGGGCCTCTGGTATCTGTTCCGAAGAACATAGCTGGGCAGCGAGGGAGAGAAGAAGTATTGGCATATCCACTATACATATTATATGAAAATGGAGAGACCTTTCTCACATATATTAGCCTCTTACAAAG CACTGGAAAACTTGGCAAGTTATTGGGCCCATTGCCCATGCACCCCACAGCTGAAGATAACTATGGCTATGATGCTTGTGCTGTTCTGTGCCTGCCCTGTGTTCCCAACATCTTGGTGATTGCCACCGAGTCAGGAATGCTTTATCACTGTGTGGTactggagggagaagaggatgatGAGCAAACG TCAGAAAAGTCTTGGGACCCAAGATCTGACCTCATCCCTTCTCTGTATGTGTTTGAATGTGTTGAATTGGAACTTGCACTGAAACTGGCatcaggagaagaggaagagccTTTAGAATCTGACTTCTCTTGCCCAATTAAACTGCACAGAG ATCCTAAATGTCCCTCTAGATATCATTGTATACATGAAGCTGGTGTGCACAGTGTTGGACTAACATGGATCCACAAACTTCACAAATTCCTTGGGTCAG ATGAGGAAGATAAGGACAGTTTACAAGAACTTGGAGCAGAACAAAAGTGCTTTGTGGAACACATTCTTTGTACAAAGCCATTGCCGTGCAG GCAGCCTGCTCCCATTAGAGGATTTTGGATAGTCTCTGACATCTTAGGGCCCACAATGATCTGCATCACCAGCACCTATGAATGTATCACGCGGCCTCTTCT AACGACAGTCCATCCAGCATCCCCTCCGCTCCTGTGTACAAGAGAGGACACTGAAATTACAGTCTCACCTCTTCGTATCCTAGCTAAATCACAGCATTCATTTGAGAAGCACATCCGAAGCATCCTGCAGCGCAGCTCTGCTAATCCATTGCTTTTGAA GTCTGCTGACAAAGATGCATCTCCTCCCCCAGAGGAATGTCTTCAGCTCCTAAGCAGAGCCACACAGGTGTTCAGGGAAGAATATATTCTGAAACAGGATCTGGCGAAAGAGGAGATCCAGCAAAG AGTGAAATTGCTGACGGCACAGAAAAATAAGCAACTGGAAGATCTTGTGTACTGTCACGTGGAAAG GAAAAGTCTGCGGGAAATGGCTGAGCGCTTGGCTGAGAAGTATGAGGAAGCTAAAGAAAAACAAGAAGATATTATGAATAG GATGAAGAAAGTGCTTCGCAGTTTTCACTCTCAGCTTCCAGTTCTGTCAGATAGCGAGAGAGACATGAAGAAAGAATTACAGACGATACATGATCAACTGCAGCACTTAGGAAATGCTATCAAACAG GTGAAAATGAAAAAGGATTATCAGCAAAGAAAGATGGAAAAGGGGATCAGTCCACGAAAACCTACCATAACCCTCAGTGCCTACCAGAGCAAGTGCATCCAGACAGTTCTGAAAGAAGA GGGAGAACACATAAGGGAAATGGTGACACAGATCAATGACGTCAGAAGCCATGTGAACTTCTAA